In the Tessaracoccus lacteus genome, GCCCCTGATGGCACGGCTGCCAGCCTCCCGGCGCCCGAGTCGTCGATCTTCTCCGTCCTGGCCGAGCTGCCCGGCGGGGCCATCGTCGCCCCGATCGTCGTGCTGATGCTCGCCGTGTTCTTCATCACCTCGGCCGACTCGGCGTCGCTGGTTAACTCGCAGTTCTCGCAGCGCGGGAACCCCGAGCCGAACCGGCTGATCACCGCCTTCTGGGCCGTGTGCATGGCCGGCATCGCGGTGGTCATCCTGATGTTCGGGGGGGCGAACGCGCTGCAGGGGCTGCAGAACCTCGTCGTGGTCGCGGCGTTGCCGTTCGCGGTGGTGCTGGTCGTGATGTGCGTCGCGATGGTCAGGGAGCTCCGCACCGACCCGCTGGCGATCCGCGACCAGTACGCCCGCATCGCAGTGACTGAGGCCGTCCGGCACGGCGTCGACGAGTACGGCGACGACTTCGCGTTGGCGGTCGAGCAGACCGACGTCGAGTCGTCCTACTCGGTGGCCGCGCACTTCGACTCCACCGCCCAGGAGCTGACCGAGTGGTACCAGCGCACGGACGAGGACGGCAACCCCGTCGGCTACGACTACGCGACCGGCGAGTATCTCGACGAGGATCCAGGCGACGGGCCAGCGGAGGGCGACGGGAAGGATAAGGCCTAGCCGGAGCTTGTTGCGGCGGCAGGCGGCCCGATGGCCTAGTCTTGGGAGACCCGAGATTTCCACTGGAGGAACTCCATGCCTGAGGTTGCCGCCTACGCCGTCGACTCGCCCGACGGTCGCTTTCACCCGACCACCATCACCCGTCGCGAACCCGGCCCCACTGACGTGTTCTTTGAGATCCGCTACGCCGGGATCTGCCACTCCGACATCCACACGGCCCGCGGCGAGTGGGGGCGCACCGACTACCCGCTGGTCCCCGGCCACGAGATCGCCGGTGTCGTCATGAAGGTGGGCTCGGAGGTCACGAAGTTCCAACCCGGCGACCGCGTCGGTGTCGGCTGCTTCGTCTACTCGTGCGGAGAATGCGATCCTTGCCAGCGGGGCGAGGAGCAGTTCTGCACCTCCCGCCCGGGAACCGTGTGGACCTACGGCGGCCGCGACTGGGACGGCGTCCCGACCGCCGGCGGCTACTCGAAGGGCATCACCGTCGATCAGGACTACCTGATGAGGGTGCCCGAGACCATGGCACTGGAGCACGCCGCTCCGCTGATGTGCGCCGGCATCACCACCTACAACCCGCTCAAGCGCTGGGGCGCCGGTCCCGGCAAGCGCGTCGGCATCGTAGGACTCGGCGGGCTAGGCCACATGGGCGTGCAGTTCGCCGCCGCGCTGGGCGCCGAGACCATCGTGCTCAGCCGCACGCTGGCCAAGCGTGACGACAGTCTGCGCCTCGGCGCGACGGACCACGTGTCGACGCAGGACGCCGACCGCATGAAGCAGCTACGCGGCAGTTTCGACATCATCTTGTCGACCATCTCCGACGGCATCGACCTCGACAAGATCCTCGGCCTGCTCAAGGCCCACGGCGTGCTGATCAACGTCGGGCTCCCCGAGAACCCGACGACGTTCTCGATCGGCACGCTGACCGGTCAGGCGCGCATTCTCGCCGGGTCGAACATCGGCGGCATCGCGGAGACCCAGCAGATGCTCGACTTCTGCGCGCAGCACAGCCTCGCGCCGATGATCGAGGTCATCGGGGCGGACCGGATCAATGAGGCCTACGACAACGTCGTGGCGTCGAAGGTGCGCTACCGCTACGTGATCGACGTCGCCACCATCGGCTGATCGCAGACGGCGGGGCGCTCCCAGCCCGTCGGCCACCTCCGGTCTGCCCACCCCGTCGGCCACCTCCGGTCGGCCCCATGGCAGACGCCAACGGTATTCACGGACGCCAACGGTATTCACGCGAATATCGTTGGCGTCTGTGCATTACGTTGGCGTCCCGGTTTTTTCGTTGGCGTCTGCGGGTGGGGCGACGGGGCGGCAGCCGACAGTGCGACGGGGGGTGACCGGACGACAGCGCGACGGTAGGCGCGGGGGACAGCGAGGGCGTAGGGTGACCGCGGAGGTCGCACGTTGAACAGCTTCGCGCACAGCCGGATGGCATGGGTCGTGTGGGGGATCGGCGTCTTCGCGTATGCCGTGGCCGTGATGCACCGCGGGGCGCTCGGCGTCGCCGGGCTCGAGGCCGCCGCCCATTTCGGCACCACGGCGGGCGTCGTGTCGACGTTCGTCGTCCTGCAGCTCGCCGTCTACGCCGTGGCGCAGGTGCCCGTCGGTGCCATGCTCGACCGATTCGGTTCCCGCGCGGTCATCACCACCGGGTCGCTCATCACGGGCGTCGCCCAGGTGCTCCTCGCCGTCGTCGACGACCTGCCGCTCGCCTACGTCGCCCGCGTCCTGCTCGGCATCGGCGACGCCTGCATCTTCAACTCCGTACTCCGGCTGCTGCCACGCTGGTTCACGCCCCGCGCGGTACCCGTCCTGTCGCAGGTGACGGGCATGGCCGGGGCGGTC is a window encoding:
- a CDS encoding NAD(P)-dependent alcohol dehydrogenase codes for the protein MPEVAAYAVDSPDGRFHPTTITRREPGPTDVFFEIRYAGICHSDIHTARGEWGRTDYPLVPGHEIAGVVMKVGSEVTKFQPGDRVGVGCFVYSCGECDPCQRGEEQFCTSRPGTVWTYGGRDWDGVPTAGGYSKGITVDQDYLMRVPETMALEHAAPLMCAGITTYNPLKRWGAGPGKRVGIVGLGGLGHMGVQFAAALGAETIVLSRTLAKRDDSLRLGATDHVSTQDADRMKQLRGSFDIILSTISDGIDLDKILGLLKAHGVLINVGLPENPTTFSIGTLTGQARILAGSNIGGIAETQQMLDFCAQHSLAPMIEVIGADRINEAYDNVVASKVRYRYVIDVATIG